A single region of the Deinococcota bacterium genome encodes:
- a CDS encoding Gfo/Idh/MocA family oxidoreductase produces MPERSDRIRVAIAGCGNIAGPYARSLVGYPETELVGIADLELERAEALASRVGCRAYPTLEAVLADAGVDLVVNLTIHHAHYAVTKACLEAGKHVYSEKPLAMTFAEAQALVDLARNQGLRLGCSPFTFLGEAQQAAWRLIREGRLGTVRVAYAEVNWGRIESWHPAPGPFYEVGALFDVGVYPLTLLTAVFGSARQILAYGKVLHPDRVTKRGESFRIETPDFVTAVLELASGALARLTTNFYVPQQSKQSGVEFHGDLGSLHLASWQNPDSTLEFAPFGKLYEEVRLPKEKMHWGRGVQEMAGAMLAGRPHRATGEQAAHVVDILSAAAQSMREGGPVAVRSSFTPPAPNDLQPDL; encoded by the coding sequence ATGCCTGAGCGCAGCGACAGGATACGGGTTGCGATCGCCGGCTGCGGTAACATCGCCGGCCCCTACGCCAGGAGTCTTGTCGGCTACCCTGAGACCGAGCTCGTCGGCATCGCCGACCTCGAGCTAGAGCGCGCCGAAGCGCTCGCCTCCAGGGTCGGCTGCCGCGCCTACCCGACCCTGGAGGCGGTGCTGGCGGACGCCGGCGTCGACCTCGTCGTCAACCTGACCATCCACCACGCGCACTACGCGGTGACGAAAGCTTGCTTGGAAGCCGGCAAGCACGTCTACAGCGAAAAGCCGCTGGCGATGACCTTCGCCGAGGCGCAAGCGCTTGTCGACCTCGCCAGGAACCAGGGGCTGAGGCTGGGCTGCTCGCCCTTTACCTTCCTGGGCGAAGCGCAGCAGGCGGCCTGGCGCCTGATCCGCGAGGGGCGGCTGGGAACAGTGCGCGTCGCCTACGCCGAGGTCAACTGGGGCCGCATCGAGTCCTGGCACCCGGCGCCCGGGCCCTTCTACGAGGTGGGCGCGCTCTTCGACGTCGGCGTCTACCCGCTCACGCTGCTCACCGCCGTCTTCGGCTCGGCCCGGCAGATTCTCGCGTACGGCAAGGTGCTCCACCCGGACCGCGTCACTAAGCGGGGCGAGTCCTTCCGTATCGAGACGCCCGACTTCGTCACGGCCGTGCTCGAACTGGCTAGCGGCGCGCTTGCGAGGCTGACCACGAACTTCTACGTACCGCAGCAAAGCAAGCAGAGTGGCGTCGAGTTTCACGGCGACCTCGGCTCCCTGCACTTGGCGAGCTGGCAGAATCCCGATTCGACGCTCGAGTTTGCCCCATTCGGCAAGCTCTACGAAGAGGTGCGCCTCCCCAAAGAGAAGATGCACTGGGGCCGCGGCGTGCAGGAGATGGCGGGGGCCATGCTCGCTGGCCGCCCGCACCGCGCCACGGGCGAGCAGGCCGCGCACGTGGTCGACATCCTGAGCG